In Candidatus Krumholzibacteriia bacterium, the following proteins share a genomic window:
- a CDS encoding nitronate monooxygenase — protein MSDPLIIQGGMGVAISNWRLASAVSQLGQLGVVSGTGLTRVIASRLMDGDPGGHMRRALESFPFPESVQTILRRYYVPGGKAPDTPYKIPPAHTVLPSLFADRFTVVANYVEVFLAKHGHAGPVGINLLEKVQLPNLASLYGAMLAGVDYVLMGAGIPIQVAAVLDRLSHHEPVTYRLDVQGARPDDNFVIHFDPERLFPGIDNRMGELKRPRFVPIVSSTVLASALLKRSEGSVDGFVVEGPTAGGHNAPPRGPLHLSLSGEPVYGEKDVVASEKMRAFGVPFWLAGGYGHPERLRAALAEGATGVQVGTPFAFCNESGMDPGLKRRVLREACARGTSILTATTVSPTGFPFKVVRVAGTLSDDRVYAARERICDLRFLRTLFKKDDGSIGYRCPAEPVEDFVRSGGDIADTEGRVCLCNALNATAGYPQQREDGYVEPPMVTAGDDIATVPDLVRNNGDGYSAADVIRHILGGAVPPGEPAPMPH, from the coding sequence TTGAGCGATCCATTGATCATCCAGGGCGGCATGGGTGTCGCCATCTCCAACTGGCGCCTCGCCAGCGCCGTTTCGCAACTCGGCCAGCTCGGCGTGGTGTCCGGCACCGGGCTCACCCGCGTGATCGCCAGCCGGCTGATGGACGGCGACCCCGGCGGGCACATGCGCCGCGCGCTGGAGAGCTTCCCGTTTCCGGAATCCGTGCAGACCATCCTGCGCCGTTACTACGTCCCCGGCGGCAAGGCTCCGGACACCCCGTACAAGATTCCCCCCGCGCACACCGTGCTTCCGTCGCTCTTCGCGGATCGGTTCACGGTCGTCGCCAACTACGTCGAGGTGTTCCTGGCAAAACACGGGCACGCCGGGCCGGTGGGAATCAACCTGCTGGAGAAGGTGCAGTTGCCCAACCTGGCCTCGCTCTACGGCGCAATGCTGGCGGGAGTCGACTACGTCTTGATGGGCGCCGGCATTCCCATCCAGGTTGCCGCGGTGCTCGACCGGCTGTCGCACCACGAACCCGTCACCTACCGGCTCGACGTGCAGGGTGCCAGGCCGGACGACAACTTCGTCATTCATTTCGATCCGGAGCGTCTCTTCCCCGGAATCGACAACCGCATGGGCGAACTGAAACGCCCGCGCTTTGTCCCCATCGTTTCTTCGACCGTGCTCGCGAGCGCGCTGCTCAAACGCAGCGAGGGATCCGTGGACGGTTTCGTGGTGGAGGGCCCCACCGCCGGGGGTCACAACGCCCCGCCGCGCGGGCCGCTGCACCTCAGCCTGAGCGGCGAACCCGTCTACGGCGAGAAGGACGTGGTGGCGTCCGAGAAGATGCGTGCCTTCGGGGTGCCGTTCTGGCTGGCCGGCGGCTACGGCCATCCGGAACGTCTGCGCGCGGCGCTGGCCGAAGGTGCGACGGGCGTTCAGGTGGGAACCCCCTTCGCCTTCTGCAACGAATCCGGCATGGACCCGGGATTGAAGCGGCGTGTCCTGCGGGAAGCGTGCGCCAGGGGGACATCGATCCTCACCGCAACCACCGTGTCCCCCACCGGGTTTCCATTCAAGGTGGTGCGCGTGGCGGGAACGCTCTCCGACGATCGCGTGTACGCGGCGCGCGAACGCATCTGCGACCTGCGCTTCCTGCGCACGCTGTTCAAGAAGGACGATGGCTCGATCGGCTACCGCTGTCCCGCCGAACCGGTGGAAGACTTTGTGAGAAGCGGCGGCGATATCGCGGATACGGAGGGCCGCGTCTGCCTGTGCAACGCGCTCAACGCCACCGCGGGCTACCCGCAGCAGCGGGAAGACGGTTACGTTGAACCCCCGATGGTGACGGCCGGCGACGACATTGCAACCGTCCCCGACCTCGTGCGCAACAATGGAGACGGCTATTCGGCCGCGGACGTCATTCGCCACATTCTCGGCGGCGCCGTGCCCCCCGGAGAGCCGGCGCCCATGCCCCACTGA
- a CDS encoding B12-binding domain-containing radical SAM protein — MRLLLINPRNPLVNITNRKNYWNKYRVWKPLGLLVLAGLTPPEWEITVVDENVHGVDYSGLPRPDLVGVTAFTSQAPRAYEVAALFRGWGVPVVMGGIHATMRPKEAAERVDVVVTGEAESVWPRVLSDAARGAMQSLYAGGHEDMEHAPLARHDLLPTGYELGAIQTTRGCPLNCSFCSVSAFNGRAYRRRSIEDVVAEFKLIREKLVLVVDDNLIGTRRDHIARAKDLFRAMIDADLGKQWICQATINMADDEELLQLARRAGCAGVFIGFESVTDEGLLEVHKKYNMQKDRNFRASVRRIQRHGITIAGSFIMGLDADRPGIGLEIARTASRYGVDILNTMFLTPLPGTDLWKKMEAEGRIAADRFPEDWKYYTLTLPVGRYRNFSLDGIVGEMDTCTRTFYSLRGILGRVSRNVWEKRRPVLTLFGNLTYRSNHRLSQKACREFEQACNWLQPVRAIPATGANRHAL; from the coding sequence ATGCGCCTGCTCCTTATCAACCCTCGCAATCCACTCGTCAATATCACCAACAGGAAAAACTACTGGAACAAGTACCGGGTGTGGAAGCCGCTCGGTCTCCTGGTGCTGGCCGGTCTCACGCCGCCGGAGTGGGAGATCACGGTGGTGGACGAGAATGTGCATGGCGTCGACTACTCCGGGCTGCCACGTCCGGACCTCGTGGGTGTCACCGCGTTCACGTCCCAGGCGCCGCGCGCGTACGAAGTGGCGGCGCTGTTCCGCGGGTGGGGGGTGCCCGTCGTCATGGGCGGCATCCACGCCACCATGCGCCCGAAGGAAGCCGCGGAACGGGTGGATGTGGTGGTCACGGGCGAGGCCGAGAGTGTGTGGCCGCGCGTGCTGAGCGACGCCGCGCGGGGAGCCATGCAGTCGCTGTATGCCGGCGGTCACGAAGACATGGAACATGCGCCGCTGGCGCGGCACGATCTGCTGCCAACCGGCTATGAACTGGGAGCCATTCAAACCACGCGCGGGTGTCCGCTCAACTGCAGCTTCTGCAGCGTCAGCGCGTTCAACGGACGGGCGTACCGGCGCCGTTCCATCGAGGACGTGGTGGCGGAGTTCAAGCTGATCCGGGAGAAACTCGTGCTCGTGGTGGACGACAATCTCATCGGCACCCGGCGGGATCACATCGCGCGGGCAAAAGACCTGTTTCGCGCGATGATCGACGCGGATCTCGGCAAGCAGTGGATCTGCCAGGCCACCATCAACATGGCGGACGACGAGGAACTGCTCCAGCTGGCCCGGCGGGCGGGGTGTGCCGGTGTTTTCATCGGCTTCGAATCGGTCACCGATGAGGGGCTGCTCGAGGTCCACAAGAAGTACAACATGCAGAAGGACCGCAATTTCAGGGCGTCGGTAAGAAGGATCCAACGGCACGGCATCACCATCGCCGGCTCGTTCATCATGGGGCTGGACGCGGATCGGCCGGGCATCGGCCTCGAGATCGCCAGAACGGCCAGCCGGTACGGCGTGGATATTCTCAATACGATGTTTCTGACACCGCTGCCGGGGACGGATCTCTGGAAGAAAATGGAAGCGGAAGGACGCATTGCCGCCGATCGCTTCCCGGAGGACTGGAAGTACTACACGCTCACGCTCCCGGTGGGACGCTACCGGAATTTCAGCCTGGATGGCATCGTGGGCGAGATGGACACATGCACACGCACGTTCTATTCGCTGAGAGGAATCCTGGGCCGCGTGAGCCGCAACGTCTGGGAGAAACGGCGTCCTGTTCTTACCCTGTTTGGCAACCTCACCTATCGCAGCAACCATCGCTTGAGCCAGAAGGCGTGCCGGGAATTCGAACAGGCGTGCAACTGGCTGCAGCCGGTCCGCGCGATACCCGCGACGGGCGCCAACCGTCACGCGCTTTGA
- a CDS encoding phage/plasmid primase, P4 family has protein sequence MNKTTTNESSSAQRTIDSCYEFVEKHPELARHEEREQVLAEQGIDVPPSHFNCTDMGNAERLAATHGATLRYCQAWGSWMCWDGKRWFRDRTGVAARKAKATVRAIYNEASQLNDGAIRRGLAKHALRSEAQGRIVALLELAKTDARIAILPEEFDGPDTRYLLNVLNGTIDLRTGECRRHSPRDFITKLAPVTFDPAAESHRWEEFLARIVPDAEVRRFLQRYVGSALSGDTGDQCFALLHGTGANGKTTFVEALLGLLGDYGHQPSFESFLEATGRSDRRGGPRADLLALRGVRFVAAVEAGPGRWLDETVIKQLTGGDTITVRGLYEAMQTSFTTEAKICLVANHRPEIRGGDEAIWRRVLEVPFLVTIPNAERDPRLKARLCEPAELSGILNWGIAGCREWIAADTNRLRPPAAVMAATRRYQSDQDRFRPFLDEHCVLQADGWVSSRELRAVYETWCRQSDENPMSAREMAERLQSVGATKDRRGRGAAMARGWRGIALASHGVKGNGDSRDAGDAILSQPSLGSPPRGRLSEMGVSGVNASPPGTEPH, from the coding sequence ATGAACAAGACAACCACCAACGAGTCCAGTTCGGCCCAGCGGACCATCGACAGCTGTTACGAGTTCGTGGAGAAGCACCCCGAACTTGCGCGGCACGAGGAGCGCGAGCAGGTCTTGGCGGAACAGGGGATCGACGTTCCTCCGTCGCATTTCAATTGCACCGACATGGGCAACGCCGAGCGGCTGGCCGCGACCCACGGGGCGACGCTCCGGTACTGTCAGGCATGGGGTTCATGGATGTGCTGGGACGGGAAACGATGGTTTCGCGACAGAACCGGCGTTGCGGCCCGCAAGGCAAAAGCCACGGTGCGGGCCATCTACAACGAAGCGTCGCAACTCAACGACGGCGCGATCAGACGCGGACTCGCCAAGCACGCGCTCCGCTCAGAAGCCCAGGGTCGGATTGTCGCCCTGCTGGAGCTGGCGAAGACTGACGCTCGCATCGCGATCCTCCCGGAGGAGTTTGATGGCCCTGATACGCGGTACCTCCTCAACGTGCTCAATGGAACCATCGATCTTCGCACTGGCGAGTGCCGGCGGCACTCGCCGAGGGACTTCATCACCAAGCTCGCCCCCGTGACGTTTGATCCCGCGGCCGAGAGCCACCGCTGGGAAGAGTTCCTCGCGCGGATCGTCCCGGACGCCGAGGTGAGGCGCTTTCTGCAGCGGTACGTAGGAAGTGCTCTCAGCGGAGACACCGGCGACCAGTGCTTCGCGCTGCTGCACGGGACTGGCGCCAACGGGAAGACCACCTTCGTCGAGGCCTTGTTGGGCCTGCTGGGCGACTACGGGCACCAGCCGTCCTTTGAATCCTTTCTCGAAGCAACCGGACGAAGCGACCGCCGCGGTGGGCCGCGCGCCGACCTGCTCGCGCTGCGCGGCGTTAGGTTCGTCGCCGCCGTGGAGGCGGGCCCGGGCCGTTGGCTGGATGAGACCGTGATCAAACAGCTTACGGGAGGAGACACGATTACCGTGCGTGGCCTCTACGAGGCGATGCAGACATCGTTCACCACCGAGGCGAAGATCTGTCTCGTTGCCAACCACCGGCCGGAGATCCGGGGCGGCGACGAAGCGATCTGGCGACGGGTCCTCGAAGTTCCATTCCTCGTGACGATTCCAAATGCCGAGCGAGATCCGCGGCTCAAGGCAAGGCTGTGTGAGCCAGCCGAGCTTTCAGGCATTCTGAACTGGGGGATTGCGGGCTGCCGCGAATGGATCGCAGCCGACACAAACCGCCTTCGTCCGCCCGCCGCCGTCATGGCTGCGACACGACGTTATCAGTCAGACCAGGACCGGTTCAGACCCTTTCTCGACGAGCACTGTGTTCTGCAGGCGGACGGGTGGGTGTCGAGCCGAGAGTTGCGGGCTGTATACGAAACGTGGTGTCGGCAGAGCGACGAGAACCCAATGTCGGCGCGTGAGATGGCCGAGCGGCTTCAGTCCGTTGGTGCGACAAAGGATCGGCGCGGAAGAGGTGCGGCCATGGCTCGCGGGTGGCGTGGCATCGCACTGGCCTCCCACGGGGTGAAAGGGAACGGAGACAGCAGAGACGCTGGAGACGCGATATTGTCACAACCCTCCCTAGGTTCTCCTCCACGAGGGAGGTTGTCCGAAATGGGTGTCTCTGGTGTCAACGCGTCACCACCGGGGACGGAGCCGCACTAG
- a CDS encoding DNA adenine methylase produces the protein MRRRLAALPPYQGGKRRLLGQIFKYLPRPAEAPVFVDAFLGGGSVSLYAKARGYRVVANDIALRSQIVGEALIANDRVTLGKEDMTRLFVGSGDGPGFIEEHFADKVVTAEHARFLDTAFENARAAAGVKRWLLLLLLVKYVFRMRPMGNFGARTIVQQAANGEWEAMNPNYVRDMLVRGVADHPAAVAEVLRRQVNQGVFSNGHENQVHRADVFELLENVEGDILYLDPPYAGTSAYETALRPLDAMLEGRLVRTEASRFSRTEGIEMMERLLEKAERFPVWAISYGNAETDLDGLVRVVERFRPVVAAEAFRYTHLTGLSGEAHRERNRELLVVARR, from the coding sequence ATGCGCAGGCGACTCGCAGCACTCCCGCCCTACCAGGGTGGCAAACGCCGGCTCCTCGGGCAGATTTTCAAGTATCTGCCGCGGCCGGCGGAGGCACCGGTGTTCGTCGACGCGTTCCTGGGCGGTGGGAGCGTGTCGCTCTACGCCAAGGCCCGCGGTTATCGCGTCGTCGCGAACGACATTGCGCTTCGAAGCCAGATCGTCGGCGAGGCGCTGATTGCGAACGACCGCGTGACGCTGGGCAAAGAGGACATGACGCGGCTGTTCGTTGGGAGTGGCGACGGCCCGGGCTTCATCGAGGAGCACTTCGCCGACAAGGTCGTGACCGCGGAGCACGCCCGATTTCTCGACACCGCGTTTGAGAACGCGCGAGCAGCCGCGGGGGTGAAGCGATGGTTGTTGCTCCTCCTGCTCGTCAAGTACGTGTTCCGAATGCGGCCGATGGGGAACTTCGGCGCCCGGACGATCGTCCAGCAGGCGGCGAATGGCGAGTGGGAGGCGATGAATCCGAACTACGTCCGAGACATGCTGGTTCGTGGCGTCGCCGATCACCCCGCGGCCGTCGCCGAGGTGCTTCGCCGGCAGGTGAACCAGGGGGTGTTCTCGAACGGGCACGAGAACCAAGTGCACCGGGCGGACGTGTTCGAGCTTCTGGAGAACGTCGAGGGCGACATTCTCTACCTCGACCCGCCCTACGCGGGGACCTCGGCCTACGAGACGGCACTCCGCCCGTTGGACGCGATGCTGGAGGGCCGGCTCGTCCGAACCGAGGCAAGCCGGTTCAGTCGTACGGAGGGGATTGAGATGATGGAGCGGCTACTCGAGAAGGCGGAACGGTTCCCGGTCTGGGCAATTTCGTACGGGAACGCCGAGACAGACTTGGACGGCTTGGTGCGCGTGGTCGAGCGGTTCCGGCCGGTCGTTGCAGCCGAGGCCTTCCGCTACACGCACCTGACGGGCTTGAGCGGCGAGGCGCACCGGGAGCGGAACCGGGAGCTGCTCGTGGTCGCACGGAGGTAA
- a CDS encoding ParB N-terminal domain-containing protein, producing MGTAGVEKLTVVEIGVEKLTPNPWNPNRMSESMRGKLKAYLKREGFVEPLVVRPLGEGYQILGGFHRWEIAKELGYATVPCVVVEVDDKRAKILTINLNEMKGQSLPTLLANLVHDLSKELVLEDLEKQLPYSLDELKDSLDLLKIPDGLEDFLKGEAERQARERPQILTFVVEDAETVERAIEAAKRGQGLGTRGAALVAIARAYLAAEEHER from the coding sequence ATGGGTACGGCCGGTGTCGAAAAGCTGACAGTGGTGGAGATTGGTGTCGAAAAACTGACACCGAACCCATGGAATCCAAATCGCATGAGCGAGTCGATGCGCGGGAAGCTCAAAGCGTATCTCAAGCGCGAGGGGTTCGTCGAGCCACTGGTCGTTCGGCCGCTGGGCGAGGGCTACCAGATCCTCGGCGGCTTCCACCGCTGGGAGATCGCGAAGGAGTTGGGCTATGCGACCGTCCCGTGCGTCGTGGTCGAGGTTGACGACAAGCGGGCGAAGATTCTGACCATCAACCTGAACGAGATGAAGGGGCAGAGTCTCCCAACGCTCCTTGCGAACCTCGTGCACGACCTCTCGAAGGAACTCGTGCTGGAGGACCTGGAGAAGCAGCTTCCGTACTCGCTGGACGAGCTCAAGGACTCGCTCGACCTCTTGAAGATCCCGGATGGGCTGGAGGACTTCCTGAAAGGGGAAGCAGAGCGGCAGGCACGCGAGCGGCCGCAGATCCTCACGTTCGTCGTGGAGGACGCGGAGACGGTCGAGCGGGCGATCGAGGCGGCCAAGCGGGGGCAGGGATTGGGGACGCGGGGGGCGGCCTTGGTCGCCATTGCGCGCGCCTACCTGGCTGCTGAGGAGCACGAGCGATGA
- a CDS encoding septum formation initiator family protein — protein sequence MARWEYDRDNEVDRRGIFRDFKPRPRHTGSSVVTSGGSVGPFLRNFYRHQVVVSAPVQRFFLFLVLAGLIYAFVLGDGGAIRIAMLRHERASLDRNIAELEHSAALLETELARLDSDPFYVEKTARERYGYIQPGDKVYKLVPAQPKSN from the coding sequence ATGGCGCGCTGGGAATACGACCGCGACAACGAAGTGGATCGCAGAGGGATCTTTCGCGACTTCAAACCGCGCCCCCGTCACACCGGCTCGTCGGTGGTGACCAGCGGCGGGAGCGTGGGACCGTTTCTGCGCAACTTCTACCGCCACCAGGTGGTGGTGAGCGCGCCGGTGCAGCGATTTTTCCTCTTCCTGGTGCTGGCGGGTCTGATCTACGCGTTCGTGCTGGGTGACGGCGGTGCCATCCGCATTGCCATGTTGCGCCACGAACGCGCGAGCCTGGACCGTAACATCGCCGAACTCGAGCACAGCGCCGCATTGCTGGAGACGGAGCTCGCGCGTCTGGACAGCGACCCGTTCTATGTCGAGAAGACGGCCCGCGAGCGCTACGGCTATATCCAGCCCGGGGACAAGGTCTACAAGCTGGTTCCCGCCCAACCGAAGTCGAATTAG
- the eno gene encoding phosphopyruvate hydratase, whose product MTIIEYVHAREILDSRGNPTLEVDVGLDGGSLGRAAVPSGASTGRHEALELRDGETTRYQGKGVTRAVAHVNDVIGPEIIDLDSIDQGYIDQLMIELDGTPNKSRIGANAILGVSIAVARAAAEAMNLPLYQHIGGVFARVLPVPLMNVINGGAHADNNVDIQEFMLVPVGAPNFSEALRMGSETFHAMKKYLKDKGLATGVGDEGGFAPNLRSNEEAIEVLLEGITRARYTPGKDICIALDAASNEFYENGQYSLRGEKRVLSSDEMVAFYSEWVNKYPIVSLEDGLSEDDWDGWATLTKALGERVQLVGDDLFVTDEERLRRGIEGGVANSILIKLNQIGTLSETLRTIDTAKSNGYSCVISHRSGETEDTTISHLAVATNAGQIKTGSLCRSERIAKYNELLRIDEELGSVSIYPGMSVYPSLG is encoded by the coding sequence ATGACCATCATCGAATACGTCCACGCCCGCGAGATCCTCGATTCGCGGGGCAACCCCACGCTGGAGGTCGACGTCGGCCTCGACGGCGGCTCCCTGGGCCGCGCCGCGGTGCCCTCCGGCGCCTCGACCGGCCGACACGAGGCCCTGGAACTGCGCGACGGCGAGACCACCCGCTACCAGGGCAAGGGTGTGACCCGCGCGGTGGCCCACGTCAACGACGTCATCGGCCCCGAAATCATCGACCTCGACTCCATCGACCAGGGCTACATCGACCAGCTCATGATCGAGCTGGACGGAACCCCCAACAAGTCGCGCATCGGCGCCAACGCCATCCTGGGCGTGTCGATTGCGGTGGCGCGCGCGGCGGCCGAGGCCATGAACCTCCCCCTCTACCAGCACATCGGCGGCGTGTTCGCGCGCGTGCTCCCGGTGCCGCTCATGAACGTGATCAACGGCGGCGCACACGCGGACAACAACGTGGACATCCAGGAGTTCATGCTGGTCCCGGTGGGCGCGCCCAACTTCTCCGAGGCGCTGCGCATGGGCTCGGAGACGTTCCACGCCATGAAGAAGTACCTCAAGGACAAGGGGCTCGCCACCGGCGTGGGCGACGAAGGCGGCTTTGCGCCCAACCTGCGCTCCAACGAAGAGGCCATCGAGGTGCTGCTCGAGGGCATTACCCGCGCGCGCTACACGCCGGGCAAGGACATCTGCATCGCTCTCGACGCGGCCTCCAACGAGTTCTACGAGAACGGCCAGTACTCCCTGCGCGGCGAGAAGCGCGTGCTCTCGTCCGACGAAATGGTCGCGTTCTACAGCGAATGGGTGAACAAGTACCCCATCGTGTCGCTGGAGGACGGTTTGTCCGAAGACGACTGGGACGGCTGGGCAACGCTCACCAAGGCGCTGGGCGAACGCGTGCAGCTGGTGGGAGACGACCTCTTTGTGACCGACGAGGAACGACTGCGCCGCGGCATCGAGGGCGGCGTGGCCAATTCCATTCTGATCAAGCTCAACCAGATCGGCACGTTGAGCGAAACGCTGCGCACCATCGACACCGCCAAGTCCAACGGGTACTCGTGCGTGATCTCGCACCGCAGCGGCGAAACCGAGGACACCACCATCTCGCACCTCGCGGTGGCCACCAACGCCGGCCAGATCAAGACCGGGAGCCTGTGCCGCAGCGAGCGCATCGCCAAGTACAACGAACTGCTGCGCATCGATGAGGAACTAGGTTCGGTGTCGATCTATCCGGGGATGTCGGTGTACCCGTCGCTCGGCTAG
- a CDS encoding sigma-70 family RNA polymerase sigma factor, with amino-acid sequence MKEEDIQLVARARTGDERAYRALLDKYERPVFSICLRMVRNRDDATDLAQESFIKVFGSLDRYNQAYAFSSWLFKITSNLCIDYLRKRRIDTLPMDQPIDGEKGEIQRQYAAPDPTPAESFDRREKMERLESAIGSLPEHYRIMLILRHQEDLSYEEIADHLSIPLGTVKARIHRAREMLKGLLNDAEFLA; translated from the coding sequence GTGAAAGAAGAGGACATCCAACTCGTCGCGAGAGCGCGCACCGGAGACGAGCGCGCGTACCGGGCCTTGCTCGACAAGTACGAGCGCCCGGTGTTCAGCATTTGCCTGCGCATGGTGCGCAACCGCGACGACGCCACCGACCTGGCGCAGGAATCCTTCATCAAGGTCTTCGGCTCTCTGGACCGCTACAACCAGGCGTATGCCTTCTCGAGCTGGCTGTTCAAGATCACGTCCAACCTGTGTATTGACTACCTGCGCAAGCGCCGCATCGACACGCTGCCCATGGATCAGCCCATCGACGGGGAGAAGGGCGAAATCCAGCGGCAGTATGCCGCACCCGATCCGACGCCGGCCGAGTCGTTCGACCGGCGCGAGAAGATGGAAAGGCTGGAGTCCGCCATAGGCTCCCTCCCGGAGCACTACCGGATCATGCTGATCCTGCGCCACCAGGAGGACCTGTCCTATGAGGAAATCGCCGACCATCTGTCCATCCCGCTGGGCACGGTGAAGGCCCGGATTCACCGGGCACGCGAGATGCTCAAGGGACTGCTCAACGATGCTGAATTTCTAGCATGA
- a CDS encoding DUF4097 domain-containing protein, translating to MKHGIAGLAPAVLIALTAVTAVATPGDRVDREEKRTVAAADKKELSVKNPRGRTVVVGKDGLREVTIVITRSARGRDAEDAARLLDDLEVEIEERGDRVQVETHDDGSRNRGIWSYVKGDHRSAWVDYTIEVPRGFHVTASTTSGEVRVSNIEGNAVVAATSGDIDIRAIGGDAEIAVTSGNVDAVEIGGDVELSATSGDVNVDKVGGKLELEGTSGDFQVTRVAGNVTAQLSSGDFVLEGCSGNVSFDTASGDGRMIEVTGSIEASTSSGDIEVLIMPTADRVFDLSSSSGDIRVYYVPVKNFGFQLDVKTANGSIEGDLPIKVSRVDRRRLQGVVGSGAARVEIETASGDVTIVEQGESASKSGR from the coding sequence ATGAAGCACGGGATCGCAGGACTGGCACCGGCCGTCCTCATCGCACTGACGGCCGTAACCGCCGTCGCCACCCCCGGCGATCGCGTCGACCGCGAAGAGAAGCGCACGGTCGCCGCAGCCGACAAGAAGGAGCTCTCGGTCAAGAACCCGCGCGGCCGTACGGTCGTGGTGGGCAAGGACGGCCTGAGAGAGGTGACCATCGTCATCACCCGCTCGGCCCGCGGACGCGATGCGGAGGATGCGGCCAGGCTGCTGGACGATCTCGAGGTCGAGATCGAAGAGCGCGGCGACCGGGTGCAGGTGGAAACGCACGATGACGGTTCCCGCAATCGCGGCATCTGGTCCTATGTCAAGGGAGACCACCGCAGCGCGTGGGTGGACTACACCATCGAAGTGCCGCGCGGATTTCACGTGACGGCTTCGACCACCAGCGGCGAGGTGCGTGTTTCCAACATCGAAGGCAACGCGGTGGTGGCCGCAACCAGCGGCGACATCGACATTCGTGCCATCGGCGGCGATGCGGAGATAGCCGTCACCTCCGGCAACGTCGACGCGGTGGAGATCGGTGGCGACGTGGAGTTGTCCGCCACCAGCGGGGACGTGAACGTCGACAAGGTGGGTGGCAAGCTCGAGCTGGAGGGAACCAGTGGCGACTTCCAGGTAACGCGTGTGGCGGGCAATGTGACCGCACAACTCTCCAGCGGCGATTTCGTCCTGGAGGGGTGCTCGGGCAACGTGTCCTTCGACACGGCCAGCGGTGACGGTCGCATGATTGAGGTGACGGGCAGCATCGAGGCCAGCACCTCGAGCGGCGATATCGAGGTGCTCATCATGCCCACCGCCGACCGCGTCTTCGACCTGAGTTCGTCGAGCGGCGATATTCGCGTGTACTACGTGCCGGTCAAGAACTTCGGATTCCAACTGGACGTGAAGACCGCCAACGGGTCCATCGAGGGCGATCTGCCCATCAAGGTGAGCCGGGTGGATCGCCGGCGGTTACAGGGTGTGGTGGGTTCGGGCGCCGCGCGCGTGGAAATAGAGACGGCGAGTGGCGATGTGACTATAGTGGAACAGGGCGAGTCCGCCTCGAAGAGCGGCCGCTAG
- a CDS encoding zf-HC2 domain-containing protein has translation MNCETAQSLMQSYLEGRLATLERNEFVYHVTECAACESEVIEYRDVFRCLRDMPRLDPPPRLGVAVMAHLHAEGLIHEPRFPWARRVADQYFGIPTRVRYPLTAALLVAVLYVPVAVILSGTRGSLAGAAEGFARAILWVQGTIASLGAVAAFEPYVRVTRTVFTAVAAYVSPGMLIAAAIIAAVIVMSATRHGRRKRPSGHAMFSL, from the coding sequence ATGAATTGCGAAACTGCACAGAGTCTCATGCAATCGTACCTCGAGGGACGCCTGGCGACACTCGAGCGCAACGAGTTTGTCTACCACGTCACGGAGTGTGCGGCGTGCGAGTCCGAGGTCATCGAGTATCGCGACGTATTCCGTTGCCTGCGTGACATGCCGCGCCTGGATCCGCCACCGCGGCTGGGTGTGGCCGTCATGGCGCACCTGCACGCGGAAGGCCTCATTCACGAGCCGCGCTTCCCGTGGGCCCGCCGGGTCGCCGATCAGTACTTCGGCATTCCGACGCGCGTGCGTTACCCGTTGACGGCGGCGCTCCTGGTTGCGGTTCTCTACGTGCCGGTGGCGGTCATCCTCTCCGGCACACGGGGCTCGCTGGCCGGCGCCGCGGAGGGTTTCGCCCGCGCCATCCTGTGGGTGCAGGGGACCATTGCCTCGCTGGGCGCCGTGGCGGCTTTCGAGCCGTACGTACGTGTCACTCGAACCGTGTTTACTGCGGTGGCGGCCTATGTATCGCCGGGTATGCTGATCGCGGCCGCCATCATTGCCGCGGTGATCGTCATGTCAGCAACGCGCCACGGGCGCAGGAAGAGGCCCTCGGGTCATGCGATGTTCTCCCTATAA